One Arvicanthis niloticus isolate mArvNil1 chromosome 13, mArvNil1.pat.X, whole genome shotgun sequence genomic window carries:
- the Tcf20 gene encoding transcription factor 20 isoform X2: MQSFREQSSYHGNQQSYPQEVHSSSRIEEFSPRQAQMFQNFAGAGGGSSGTGSNSSGRRGTAAAAAAMASETSGHQGYQGFRKEAGDFYYMAGNKDTVAAGTPQPPQRRPSGPVQSYGPPQGSSFGNQYASEGHVSQFQAQHSALGGVSHYQQDYTGPFSPGSAQYQQQASSQQQQQQQQQQQQQQQQQQQQQQQQVQQLRQQLYQSHQPLPQATGQPASGSSHLQPMQRPSTLPSSAGYQLRVGQFGQHYQSSASSSSSSSFPSPQRFSQSGQSYDGSYSVNAGSQYEGHNVGSNAQAYGTQSNYSYQPQSMKNFEQAKIPPGTQQGQQQQQQQPQPQQQQQQQQQQQHPPQHVMQYTNAATKLPLQSQVGQYSQPEVPVRSPMQFHQNFSPISNPSPAASVVQSPSCSSTPSPLMQSGENLQCGQGNVPMSSRNRILQLMPQLSPTPSMMPSPNSHAAGFKGFGVEGVPEKRLTDPGLSSLSALSTQVANLPNTVQHMLLSDALTPQKKTSKRPSSSSKKADSCTNSEGSSQPEEQLKSPMAESLDGGCSSSSEDQGERVRQLSGQSTSSDTTYKCGASEKAGSSPTQGAQNEAPRLSTSPATREEAASPGAKDTSLSSEGNTKVNEKTVGVIVSREAMTGRVEKSGGQDKGSQEDDPAASQRPPSNSGIKDISHTSLPQPDPLGGGNKGNKSGDNNSSNHNGEGNGQSSHSAVGPSFTGRTEPSKSPGSLRYSYKESFGSAVPRNVSSFPQYPSGQEKGDFGSHGERKGRNEKFPSLLQEVLQGYHHHPDRRYPRSAQEHQGIASGLEGTARPNILVSQTNELASRGLLNKSIGSLLENPHWGPWERKSGSTAPEMKQINLSDYPIPRKFEIEPPSSAHEPGGSLSERRSVICDISPLRQIVRDPGAHSLGHMGADARIGRNERLNPSLSQSVILPGGLVSMETKLKSQSGQIKEEDFEQSKSQASFNKKSGDHCHPTSIKHETYRGNASPGAAAHDSISDYGPQDSRSTPMRRVPGRVGSRETLRGRSSSQYHEFAEKLKMSPGRSRGPGGDPHHMNPHMTFSERANRSSLHAPFSPNSESLASAYHTNTRAHAYGDPNTGLNSQLHYKRQMYQQQQEEYKDWASSSAQGVIAAAQHRQEGPRKSPRQQQFLDRVRSPLKNDKDGMMYGPPVGTYHDPSTQEAGRCLMSSDGLPAKSMELKHSSQKLQESCWDLSRQTSPAKSSGPPGMSNQKRYGPPHEPDGHGLAESAQSSKPSNVMLRLPGQEDHSSHNPLIMRRRVRSFISPIPSKRQSQDVKNSNTDDKGRLLHPSKEGADKAYNSYSHLSHSQDIKSVPKRDASKDLPNPDNRNCPAVTLTSPAKTKILPPRKGRGLKLEAIVQKITSPNIRRSASANSAEAGGDTVTLDDILSLKSGPPEGGTVATQEAEMEKRKGEVVSDLVSATNQESNVEKPLPGPSEEWCGSGDDKVKTEAHVETASTGKEPSGTMTSTASQKPGGNQGRPDGSLSGAAPLIFPESKNVAPVGILAPEANPKPEEKENDAVMISPKQESFPPKGYFPSGKKKGRPIGSVNKQKKQQQQPPPPPQPPQMPEGSADGEPKPKKQRQRRERRKPGAQPRKRKTKQAVPIVEPQEPEIKLKYATQPLDKTDAKNKSFFPYIHVVNKCELGAVCTIINAEEEEQTKLVRSRKGQRSLTPPPSSTESKVLPASSFMLQGPVVTESSVMGHLVCCLCGKWASYRNMGDLFGPFYPQDYAATLPKNPPPKRSTEMQSKVKVRHKSASNGSKTDTEEEEEQQQQKEQRSLAAHPRFKRRHRSEDCGGGPRSLSRGLPCKKAAAEGNSEKTVSDTKPSAPTTSEGGPELELQIPELPLDSNEFWVHEGCILWANGIYLVCGRLYGLQEALEIAREMKCSHCQEAGATLGCYNKGCSFRYHYPCAIDADCLLHEENFSVRCPKHKVRLWR; the protein is encoded by the coding sequence ATGCAGTCGTTTCGGGAGCAAAGCAGTTACCACGGAAACCAGCAGAGCTACCCACAGGAGGTGCACAGCTCATCCCGTATAGAAGAGTTCAGCCCTCGTCAGGCCCAGATGTTCCAGAATTTTGCGGGAGcaggtggtggtagtagtggcaCTGGCAGCAACAGTAGCGGGCGGCGAGGAACAGCTGCTGCAGCGGCAGCAATGGCTAGCGAGACCTCTGGCCATCAAGGCTATCAGGGTTTCAGGAAAGAAGCTGGAGATTTTTACTACATGGCAGGCAACAAAGACACCGTGGCAGCAGGAACCCCACAGCCTCCTCAGCGAAGGCCTTCTGGGCCTGTGCAGAGCTATGGACCTCCCCAGGGGAGCAGTTTTGGCAATCAGTATGCGAGTGAGGGTCATGTGAGCCAATTTCAAGCACAGCACTCTGCCCTTGGTGGTGTGTCTCATTATCAGCAGGATTACACAGGGCCTTTCTCTCCTGGGAGTGCTCAGTATCAACAGCAGGCCTctagccaacaacaacaacagcagcagcaacagcagcagcagcagcaacagcagcagcaacagcaacagcagcagcaagtaCAGCAGTTGAGACAACAGCTTTACCAATCTCATCAGCCTCTGCCACAAGCTACTGGACAACCAGCCTCTGGCTCATCCCATCTACAGCCAATGCAACGGCCCTCAACTCTGCCATCTTCTGCTGGTTATCAGTTAAGAGTGGGTCAGTTTGGCCAGCACTACcagtcttctgcttcttcttcttcttcttcctcctttccttcaccACAGCGTTTCAGTCAGTCTGGACAAAGCTATGATGGCAGTTACAGTGTGAATGCCGGATCTCAGTATGAAGGGCATAATGTGGGCTCTAATGCACAGGCTTATGGAACACAATCAAATTACAGCTATCAACCTCAGTCAATGAAAAATTTTGAACAAGCTAAGATTCCACCAGGAACCCAACaggggcagcagcagcaacagcagcaaccacaacctcagcaacagcagcagcaacagcagcaacaacagcatcCCCCCCAGCATGTGATGCAGTACACAAATGCTGCCACCAAGCTGCCTCTGCAAAGCCAGGTGGGGCAGTACAGCCAGCCTGAGGTTCCTGTAAGGTCCCCTATGCAGTTTCACCAGAACTTCAGCCCGATCTCTAACCCTTCTCCAGCTGCTTCTGTGGTTCAGTCTCCAAGCTGTAGCTCTACCCCTTCTCCTCTCATGCAGAGTGGTGAGAATCTCCAGTGTGGGCAAGGCAATGTGCCCATGAGTTCCAGAAACCGAATTTTACAGCTAATGCCCCAACTCAGTCCAACTCCATCGATGATGCCCAGTCCTAATTCTCATGCTGCAGGATTCAAAGGGTTTGGAGTAGAAGGGGTGCCGGAAAAGCGGCTGACTGATCCTGGGTTGAGTAGTTTGAGTGCTCTGAGTACGCAAGTGGCCAATCTTCCTAATACTGTCCAGCACATGTTACTTTCTGATGCCTTGACACCTCAGAAGAAGACTTCTAAGAGGCCCTCATCATCATCTAAGAAAGCAGATAGCTGTACAAACTCAGAAGGCTCCTCACAGCCTGAAGAACAACTAAAGTCCCCTATGGCAGAGTCATTGGATGGAGGTTGCTCTAGTAGTTCAGAAGATCAAGGTGAGAGAGTGAGGCAACTAAGTGGCCAGAGCACTAGCTCTGACACCACCTATAAGTGTGGAGCTTCAGAGAAAGCTGGCTCCTCACCAACACAAGGTGCTCAGAATGAGGCCCCTAGGCTCAGTACCAGTCCTGCAACTAGGGAAGAAGCTGCCTCTCCAGGTGCTAAGGACACATCACTGTCATCTGAGGGGAACACAAAAGTCAATGAGAAGACAGTTGGGGTGATTGTCTCCCGAGAAGCCATGACAGGTCGGGTAGAAAAATCTGGTGGACAAGATAAAGGCTCCCAGGAGGACGATCCTGCTGCCAGTCAGAGACCACCTAGCAATAGTGGTATAAAGGATATCAGCCACACATCACTTCCACAGCCAGATCCTCTAGGAGGAGGGAACAAAGGAAACAAGAGTGGTGATAATAATAGCTCTAACCACAATGGAGAGGGAAATGGCCAGAGTAGCCACTCTGCAGTAGGCCCAAGTTTCACAGGCAGGACTGAGCCTAGCAAGTCTCCTGGAAGTTTGCGCTATAGTTACAAAGAGAGTTTTGGGTCAGCTGTACCACGAAATGTCAGTAGTTTTCCTCAGTATCCTTCAGGACAAGAAAAGGGGGATTTTGGCAGCCATGGGGAGCGAAAGGGTAGAAATGAGAAGTTCCCAAGTCTCCTACAGGAAGTGCTTCAGGGCTACCACCACCATCCTGACAGAAGGTATCCTAGAAGCGCTCAGGAGCATCAAGGGATAGCTAGTGGCCTGGAAGGAACTGCAAGGCCCAACATCTTAGTCAGTCAAACCAATGAATTAGCCAGCAGGGGCCTTCTGAACAAGAGTATTGGATCCCTGTTGGAAAATCCCCACTGGGGACCATGGGAAAGGAAGTCAGGCAGCACAGCTCCTGAAATGAAACAGATCAATTTGTCTGACTATCCCATTCCCAGAAAGTTTGAGATAGAACCTCCATCATCAGCCCATGAGCCTGGGGGCTCCCTTTCTGAAAGAAGATCAGTAATCTGTGATATATCCCCACTAAGACAGATCGTCAGGGACCCAGGGGCTCACTCATTGGGACACATGGGTGCTGATGCCAGAATTGGGAGGAATGAACGTCTCAACCCAAGTTTAAGTCAGTCAGTCATTCTTCCTGGTGGGTTGGTGTCCATGGAAACAAAATTGAAATCCCAGAGTGGGCAGATAAAAGAGGAAGACTTTGAACAATCCAAATCTCAAGCTAGTTTCAACAAGAAATCTGGAGACCACTGTCATCCTACCAGCATCAAGCATGAGACTTACCGTGGCAATGCTAGTCCTGGAGCAGCAGCTCATGATTCCATTTCAGACTATGGCCCACAAGATAGCAGGTCCACACCAATGCGGCGGGTCCCTGGTAGAGTTGGTAGCCGGGAGACACTGAGGGGTCGGTCCTCTTCGCAGTACCATGAATTTGCAGAAAAATTGAAGATGTCTCCAGGCAGGAGCAGGGGCCCAGGGGGAGACCCTCATCACATGAACCCACATATGACCTTTTCAGAGAGGGCCAATAGGAGTTCTTTACATGCTCCTTTTTCCCCCAACTCAGAAAGCCTGGCCTCTGCTTACCACACAAACACCAGGGCTCATGCTTATGGGGACCCTAATACTGGTTTGAATTCCCAGCTCCATTATAAGAGACAGATGTACCAACAGCAACAAGAGGAGTATAAAGATTGGGCCAGCAGCTCTGCTCAGGGAGTGATTGCTGCTGCACAACATAGGCAGGAAGGGCCACGGAAGAGCCCACGGCAGCAGCAGTTTCTTGACAGAGTACGGAGCCCCCTGAAAAACGACAAAGATGGTATGATGTATGGCCCACCAGTAGGTACATACCAtgatccaagcactcaggaagctgggcGCTGTCTCATGTCTAGTGATGGTCTGCCTGCCAAAAGCATGGAATTGAAGCACAGCTCTCAGAAGTTACAAGAGTCTTGTTGGGATCTTTCTCGGCAGACTTCTCCAGCCAAAAGCAGTGGTCCTCCAGGAATGTCTAATCAAAAACGGTATGGGCCACCCCATGAGCCAGATGGACATGGACTAGCCGAGTCTGCACAGTCATCCAAACCTAGTAATGTAATGTTACGGCTTCCTGGTCAAGAGGATCATTCTTCTCACAATCCCTTAATCATGCGGAGGCGTGTTCGTTCTTTTATCTCCCCTATTCCCAGTAAGAGACAGTCACAAGATGTAAAAAACAGTAACACTGATGATAAAGGGCGCCTCCTCCACCCATCAAAAGAAGGTGCCGATAAAGCATACAATTCCTACAGCCATCTTTCTCACAGTCAGGATATCAAGTCTGTCCCTAAGAGAGATGCTTCCAAGGACCTTCCAAACCCAGACAATAGAAACTGTCCTGCTGTTACCCTGACAAGCCCTGCTAAGACCAAAATACTGCCCCCACGGAAGGGACGGGGATTAAAATTGGAAGCTATAGTTCAGAAGATCACATCCCCAAATATTAGGAGGAGTGCATCTGCAAACAGTGCTGAGGCTGGGGGAGACACAGTCACACTGGATGATATACTATCTCTAAAGAGTGGTCCTCCTGAAGGTGGGACTGTggctactcaagaggctgagatgGAAAAGCGAAAGGGTGAGGTGGTATCTGACTTAGTCAGTGCAACAAACCAGGAATCAAATGTTGAAAAGCCTCTTCCAGGGCCTTCTGAAGAGTGGTGTGGCAGTGGGGATGACAAAGTCAAGACAGAGGCACATGTAGAAACAGCTTCTACTGGAAAGGAACCCTCTGGTACTATGACATCCACAGCTTCACAGAAGCCTGGTGGTAACCAAGGGAGACCAGATGGTTCCCTGAGTGGAGCAGCACCACTAATCTTTCCTGAGTCAAAGAATGTAGCTCCAGTGGGCATATTGGCCCCTGAGGCAAACCCCAAgcctgaagagaaagagaatgatgCAGTCATGATTTCACCCAAACAAGAAAGTTTCCCCCCAAAAGGGTATTTCCCATCgggaaagaaaaaggggagaCCAATTGGTAGTGTgaataagcaaaagaaacagcagcagcaaccacctccacctcctcagccCCCTCAGATGCCAGAAGGTTCTGCAGATGGAGAGCCAAAGCCAAAAAAGCAGAggcaaaggagggagagaaggaagcctgGGGCCCAGCCAAGGAAGCGGAAAACCAAACAAGCAGTTCCCATTGTAGAACCTCAAGAACCAGAGATCAAGCTAAAGTATGCTACCCAGCCGCTAGATAAAACCGATGCCAAGAACAAGTCTTTTTTCCCTTACATCCATGTAGTAAATAAGTGTGAACTTGGAGCTGTTTGTACAATCATAAATGCTGAAGAAGAAGAACAGACCAAATTGGTGAGGAGCCGGAAGGGTCAGAGGTCTctgacccctccccccagcagCACAGAAAGCAAGGTGCTCCCAGCTTCATCCTTTATGTTGCAGGGGCCTGTGGTAACAGAATCTTCTGTTATGGGGCACCTGGTTTGCTGTCTCTGTGGCAAGTGGGCCAGTTACCGTAACATGGGTGACCTCTTTGGACCATTTTATCCCCAAGATTATGCAGCCACTCTTCCGAAGAATCCACCTCCTAAGAGGTCCACAGAAATGCAGAGCAAAGTCAAGGTTCGGCACAAAAGCGCTTCTAATGGTTCTAAAACTGacactgaggaggaggaggagcagcagcagcagaaggagcagaggagCCTGGCTGCTCATCCTAGGTTCAAGCGGCGCCACCGCTCAGAAGACTGTGGTGGAGGTCCTCGGTCCCTGTCCAGGGGGCTCCCTTGTAAAAAAGCAGCCGCTGAGGGCAACAGTGAAAAGACTGTCTCAGACACAAAGCCCTCCGCACCTACCACTTCAGAAGGTGGtcctgagctggagttacaaatccCTGAACTACCTCTTGACAGCAACGAATTTTGGGTCCATGAGGGTTGTATTCTCTGGGCCAATGGAATCTACCTGGTCTGTGGCAGGCTCTACGGCCTGCAGGAAGCGCTGGAAATCGCCAGAGAGATG